One segment of Nostoc flagelliforme CCNUN1 DNA contains the following:
- a CDS encoding MFS transporter, whose product MKIWHRQLGESISNITYHYLPALRWRNFRLFFGGQLLSMSGTFMTQQLTIPWLVYDLTKSPWLLGVAGFVQFLPTLLLIPFSGILSDRWSRRDLLMVVQILGISVSLALTILTFTNWITFPILLVLSAFNGLLKGLDMPVRHTIVTETVDDRADWGNAIALNSVMLSSSLVVGPAMGGILIATLGVKYCFLYDTLSYIPAIFTLLAMRLPARQMQALTGISDTLQKLGDGFEYVWKFLPIRVILLMLALHGLVGMSHVALMPVFAAKILNGNATTMAHLSTSAPIGSLFACLYLSVRRGIVGLERLIVVAQVLIGMSLIFFSLSRQVWLSIIILVFVGCFSILSITSSNMIIQTLVTEDKRGRVMSFYALAMVGTTPFGNLLAGTLADNFGATNALIVCGSLIILGAFWFSAQLPAVSRWIAR is encoded by the coding sequence ATGAAAATTTGGCATAGACAACTAGGGGAAAGCATCAGTAATATTACTTACCACTATTTACCCGCCTTGCGCTGGCGTAATTTTCGCCTGTTTTTTGGTGGACAGTTACTATCAATGTCTGGAACATTTATGACCCAGCAGTTAACTATTCCTTGGCTGGTATACGATTTGACCAAATCGCCTTGGTTGTTGGGAGTTGCAGGGTTTGTACAATTTTTACCTACGTTATTGCTGATTCCCTTTTCGGGCATATTGTCCGATCGCTGGAGTCGTCGTGACTTGTTAATGGTGGTGCAGATATTGGGAATTAGCGTTTCCCTGGCTTTAACGATTCTCACCTTTACCAATTGGATTACCTTTCCTATCCTCTTGGTACTAAGTGCTTTCAATGGTTTGCTCAAGGGATTAGATATGCCCGTGCGCCATACAATCGTCACCGAAACCGTAGACGATCGCGCTGATTGGGGTAATGCGATCGCTTTGAATTCAGTAATGTTAAGCTCCTCTCTCGTTGTGGGGCCTGCTATGGGCGGGATTTTGATTGCTACATTAGGGGTAAAATATTGTTTTCTTTACGATACCCTCAGCTATATTCCTGCGATATTTACCTTGCTAGCGATGCGGCTGCCAGCCAGACAGATGCAAGCCCTTACGGGCATTAGCGATACTTTGCAGAAATTGGGGGACGGCTTTGAATATGTCTGGAAATTCCTGCCGATTAGAGTAATTTTATTAATGCTAGCGTTACATGGTTTAGTTGGGATGTCTCATGTCGCGCTGATGCCTGTTTTTGCAGCAAAGATTCTCAATGGGAATGCAACAACGATGGCTCACCTTAGCACTTCAGCACCGATTGGCTCGTTGTTTGCTTGTTTGTATCTAAGTGTCAGACGAGGCATTGTGGGCTTAGAGCGTTTGATTGTAGTCGCTCAAGTTTTGATTGGGATGAGTTTGATATTCTTTTCACTCTCGCGTCAAGTTTGGCTATCTATAATCATTCTGGTATTTGTCGGCTGTTTTTCTATCCTCAGCATTACCAGTAGTAATATGATTATTCAAACCCTAGTTACCGAGGATAAGCGCGGACGGGTAATGAGTTTTTACGCCCTAGCTATGGTGGGTACAACACCCTTTGGAAATTTGTTAGCTGGGACTTTGGCAGATAATTTTGGTGCGACTAATGCCTTGATTGTCTGTGGTAGTCTGATTATTTTAGGTGCGTTCTGGTTCTCTGCACAATTGCCAGCAGTAAGCCGTTGGATTGCTCGCTAA
- a CDS encoding TniQ family protein yields MQFDKFTLYRSYDLHTPDIPERSVLYFLEPINVGAIECESLISYLIRLAEVHCVTPDKLIKHKIYPFFWGHDDLSISCKGIVGRTFTNRSHIKLLNFSGWYTSKLVESLEILTLRSDLTCLTMMYWHELITYVYLLRDCKAWCPLCYSYWHQNKLPIYEPLLWSFEPVAVCPQHHYPLITQCPHCNHKLPIIAPNSRTGYCNYCGEWLGNLEKYHIKSDGLYHSEIALQSELIKILGSLIAFNTKVFESENTRFYRQIIAYFQLKELSSIELSNHQISQKRIHKSMSHIKHTIEDFWKLSSRVALENASKHV; encoded by the coding sequence ATGCAGTTTGACAAATTCACCTTATATCGAAGTTATGATTTGCATACTCCGGATATCCCAGAACGTAGTGTTTTATATTTTTTAGAGCCAATTAATGTTGGAGCTATTGAATGTGAAAGTTTAATTAGTTATCTCATTCGTTTAGCTGAGGTTCATTGCGTTACCCCGGATAAATTAATCAAGCATAAAATCTACCCATTTTTTTGGGGGCATGATGATTTATCAATATCTTGTAAGGGGATTGTTGGTAGGACTTTTACAAATCGTTCTCATATCAAGTTACTAAACTTTAGTGGTTGGTATACATCTAAATTAGTTGAATCTCTAGAAATTCTCACTTTACGTAGTGATTTAACTTGTCTAACTATGATGTATTGGCATGAATTAATAACTTATGTTTATTTACTTCGTGATTGCAAAGCTTGGTGCCCTTTATGCTACAGCTATTGGCATCAAAATAAATTACCTATATACGAACCATTACTTTGGTCTTTTGAGCCAGTTGCAGTATGCCCCCAACATCATTATCCTCTAATTACACAATGTCCTCATTGCAATCATAAATTACCTATCATAGCTCCTAACTCGCGGACTGGATATTGTAATTATTGTGGAGAATGGTTAGGAAATTTAGAGAAATATCATATCAAATCAGATGGTTTATATCACTCAGAAATTGCATTACAATCAGAGCTAATTAAGATTCTTGGTTCATTAATCGCTTTTAACACTAAAGTATTTGAGTCGGAAAATACAAGATTTTACAGACAAATTATTGCATATTTTCAACTGAAAGAATTATCAAGCATAGAATTATCAAACCATCAAATTTCTCAAAAACGTATACATAAATCTATGAGCCATATAAAACATACTATTGAAGATTTCTGGAAGCTATCATCTAGAGTAGCTTTGGAAAATGCTTCAAAACACGTTTAA
- a CDS encoding TnsA endonuclease N-terminal domain-containing protein — MMTQEEFNQWCVNQSLSNQAIIEIEKIRNAQPSRSVGSRCKNVSGRYPSRKMGVTIQFESHKVELPFIYQLEHAEDVLEYYDQPPPFKIQYTSASGRNLGVIITPDFFVIRSQSAGWVECKTESELEKLAQKSPHRYQMGNNNKWQSPPGFYYAQQFGFDFQLWSNAKINWTLQRNLEFLEDYYKNDLSFKLDDNYNIVTSLVEAHPGISIAKLLDYKGVNADHIYSLIATEKIYVDLTAYLLVEADKSQVFQSRVVENALKAIICTENSEQMITPIVNIIPGTSVFYDGVCLNIILVGQDYLLLSAKEFETIELKLSDFWVLVNTGKIQINPQKNQSLIYEQAMEILKQASTEDLINANRRFSLLKPYLDEQSITTGRPKERTLRRWLHNYYQAQEKYGYGYLGLISLNHRKGNHNRKLPQHIIEILSKFITEEYENKKQKTKQAVYASFVHSCSKAGIGDDQIPSYKTFINEIKKYPKHSQVEKRSGHRAAYEMEAFYWELELSTPRHGDFPFHIAHIDHTELDIELRCSQTGKVLGRPWLTLLMDAFSRRILAIYISYDPPSYRSCMMVLRICVQRHSRLPQIIVTDNGKEFYSTYFETLLAIFECTLKRRPPAKPRFSSVCERLFGTTNTQFLYNLAGNTQITKKVRLMTKSVNPKNLSVWTLGLLYMYLTEWAYTIYDTTEHPALLGQSPHEVFTRGINQFGSRNGRLIPNDDNFRILTLPTTKKGKALVQPSKGIKIDNKYYWHNTFRDPQVERTLVNVRYDPFNAGVAYAYIHGRMPLS, encoded by the coding sequence ATGATGACACAAGAAGAATTCAACCAATGGTGCGTCAACCAAAGCCTTTCAAATCAAGCAATTATTGAAATTGAAAAAATTCGCAACGCACAGCCATCTCGTAGCGTAGGAAGTCGATGTAAAAACGTTTCGGGACGTTATCCTTCCCGGAAGATGGGTGTAACAATTCAATTTGAATCTCATAAAGTCGAACTGCCTTTTATCTATCAGTTGGAACATGCAGAAGATGTTTTAGAATATTACGACCAACCACCTCCTTTTAAAATTCAATATACTTCAGCATCAGGTCGTAATTTAGGCGTAATAATTACTCCAGATTTTTTTGTTATTAGGTCTCAGAGTGCAGGTTGGGTAGAGTGTAAAACCGAAAGTGAATTAGAAAAGTTAGCACAAAAAAGCCCTCACCGCTATCAAATGGGTAATAATAATAAATGGCAATCACCACCAGGGTTTTATTATGCCCAACAGTTCGGTTTTGATTTCCAACTTTGGTCTAATGCCAAAATTAATTGGACGTTACAACGTAATTTAGAGTTTTTAGAAGATTACTATAAAAATGATTTGTCATTCAAACTCGATGATAACTACAACATAGTTACGTCATTAGTAGAAGCACACCCAGGAATTTCTATCGCCAAGTTATTAGATTATAAAGGAGTCAATGCCGATCATATCTATAGTCTAATAGCCACAGAAAAAATCTACGTAGATTTAACTGCATACCTTTTAGTAGAAGCTGATAAATCTCAGGTGTTTCAATCTCGTGTGGTAGAGAATGCTTTGAAGGCGATTATTTGCACGGAAAATTCAGAGCAAATGATTACGCCTATTGTTAACATAATTCCAGGTACGTCAGTATTTTATGATGGAGTTTGTTTAAATATTATTTTAGTTGGTCAAGATTATTTATTACTTAGCGCTAAAGAATTTGAGACAATTGAATTGAAGCTATCTGATTTTTGGGTTTTAGTTAATACCGGAAAAATCCAGATAAATCCCCAGAAAAATCAATCGCTTATCTATGAACAAGCGATGGAAATATTAAAACAGGCTTCAACGGAAGATTTAATTAATGCCAACCGTCGTTTCAGTCTATTAAAACCTTATTTAGATGAGCAATCAATCACAACTGGTAGACCAAAAGAACGGACATTAAGACGTTGGCTTCATAATTATTACCAAGCACAAGAGAAGTACGGTTATGGCTATCTTGGGCTAATATCCTTAAATCACCGTAAAGGTAATCATAATCGAAAGCTACCTCAACATATTATAGAAATTTTATCAAAATTTATTACTGAAGAATATGAGAACAAAAAGCAAAAAACTAAACAAGCTGTTTACGCTTCATTTGTTCACAGTTGTTCCAAAGCTGGGATTGGCGATGACCAAATTCCTAGCTATAAAACATTCATAAACGAGATTAAAAAATACCCAAAACATTCCCAAGTAGAAAAACGCTCAGGTCATCGTGCGGCGTATGAAATGGAAGCATTTTACTGGGAACTAGAATTATCCACACCCCGACATGGTGATTTCCCCTTTCATATTGCTCATATTGACCATACAGAATTAGATATTGAACTGAGATGTTCTCAAACAGGAAAAGTTTTAGGAAGACCTTGGCTAACTTTATTAATGGATGCGTTTAGTAGAAGAATTTTAGCTATTTATATCAGTTATGACCCACCATCTTATCGTTCTTGTATGATGGTGTTAAGAATTTGTGTTCAACGCCATTCAAGATTACCTCAAATAATTGTTACTGATAACGGCAAGGAATTTTATAGCACTTACTTTGAAACATTATTAGCAATATTTGAATGTACTCTCAAAAGACGACCACCAGCAAAACCTAGATTTAGTAGCGTTTGTGAGAGGTTATTTGGAACAACCAATACCCAGTTTTTGTATAATCTGGCAGGTAATACCCAAATCACGAAAAAAGTCAGATTAATGACTAAATCTGTCAATCCTAAAAATCTCTCAGTTTGGACTTTAGGATTGCTATATATGTATTTAACAGAGTGGGCTTACACTATTTATGACACAACTGAGCATCCAGCATTGCTTGGGCAAAGCCCCCATGAAGTTTTTACAAGAGGGATTAACCAATTCGGTAGCCGTAACGGTCGCCTAATTCCTAATGATGATAATTTTCGTATCCTAACTTTGCCAACAACAAAAAAAGGTAAAGCCTTAGTTCAACCTAGTAAAGGAATAAAAATAGATAACAAATATTATTGGCATAACACATTCCGTGACCCACAGGTAGAAAGAACTTTAGTTAATGTTAGATATGACCCATTTAATGCTGGAGTTGCTTACGCTTATATTCATGGACGAATGCCACTAAGTTAA
- a CDS encoding polyphosphate kinase 2 family protein, whose protein sequence is MSQSNSSKKNNSTPTNNATAAESYKTKQAAAKITNEYSQEMAPEKIVVDEPPPKPDYPRYRVHPGQPITLANIDPNTCEDYNKKKHVEEELEKQRQRLQNLQERLYAQHQRSLLIVLQAMDTGGKDGTIKHVFGGLNPQGCQVWSFKKPSDEELSHDFLWRYHQRTPQRGMISIFNRSHYEDVLIVRVKQLVPEDIWRDRYRLINEFEHMLTLNNITVIKFFLHISKDEQKRRLESRLEDPNKHWKFSSNDLKERVLWNDYQAAFEDMINNCSTAHAPWYVVPANNKWYRNLVVARTIADTLEAINPQFPPAEKGLENIVVPD, encoded by the coding sequence ATGAGCCAATCAAATAGTTCAAAAAAAAATAATTCAACTCCCACTAACAACGCAACAGCAGCAGAATCTTATAAGACAAAACAAGCGGCAGCAAAGATTACAAACGAGTATAGCCAGGAAATGGCACCTGAAAAAATCGTTGTAGACGAGCCACCGCCTAAACCAGACTATCCTCGTTACCGAGTCCATCCTGGACAGCCCATCACCTTGGCTAATATCGATCCCAATACCTGCGAGGACTACAATAAAAAGAAGCATGTTGAAGAAGAACTGGAAAAACAGCGTCAACGGCTGCAAAATTTGCAAGAACGGTTATATGCTCAACACCAACGCAGTTTACTAATCGTGCTGCAAGCGATGGACACTGGGGGTAAAGATGGTACTATCAAACATGTATTCGGTGGTCTCAACCCACAAGGCTGTCAAGTTTGGTCATTTAAAAAGCCCAGCGATGAAGAATTAAGCCATGATTTTCTTTGGCGCTACCACCAAAGGACACCACAACGAGGGATGATTAGCATCTTCAATCGCTCTCATTATGAAGATGTATTAATTGTGCGAGTCAAACAGTTAGTACCAGAGGATATTTGGCGCGATCGCTATCGCTTGATCAATGAGTTTGAGCACATGCTGACACTCAACAACATTACAGTTATCAAATTTTTTCTTCACATTTCTAAAGACGAACAAAAACGGCGCTTGGAAAGTCGGTTAGAAGATCCAAATAAGCATTGGAAGTTTTCTAGCAACGATTTAAAAGAGCGAGTGCTGTGGAATGACTACCAAGCGGCATTTGAAGACATGATTAACAATTGCTCAACTGCTCATGCGCCCTGGTATGTCGTACCTGCAAACAATAAGTGGTATCGTAATTTGGTAGTAGCTCGAACGATCGCAGACACTCTAGAAGCAATCAACCCCCAATTTCCACCAGCAGAAAAGGGTTTAGAAAATATTGTAGTTCCAGATTAA
- the nifE gene encoding nitrogenase iron-molybdenum cofactor biosynthesis protein NifE, protein MKNTQVAINELLSETPCKSNQKKLTCTKPPQPGATQGNCPFDGAMVSLGAITDAVHLVHGAVSCTHNPWATHGSLSSGSQLYQTAFTTDFSEGNIVFGGEKKLYKAIMNVAQRYHPAAIFVYATCLSALIGDDIDSVCKLAAQQINLPVIYVNAPGFIGSKNLGNRIGNETLLNAVIGKAEPEFTTPFDINIVGDYNVAGETWNILPLFQKMGVRVLSKITGDARYQEVCYAHRAKLNVVLCSNVAIQMAQTMAERYGIPYIEESFYGATNLNDCLRNVAAKLSISLGDSIIGCELQERTEKLIAQENAALDIALALYLADLKGKRIILSTGGVKSWSLILAAQDLGMEVIAATDGKTTEEEKAKIKQYLGADAMLLSDTTPQALLKVLHQTKADVLITGAGNKYTALKTGIPFLDINHERHHAYAGYAGLVVLARELHEALYSPIWEQISKPAPWDEKFAYQL, encoded by the coding sequence ATGAAAAATACTCAAGTCGCAATTAACGAACTACTTAGTGAAACACCTTGCAAATCTAACCAGAAAAAACTCACTTGCACAAAACCACCACAACCAGGTGCAACCCAAGGAAATTGCCCTTTTGATGGAGCGATGGTTTCTCTCGGAGCTATTACTGATGCTGTTCATTTAGTACATGGTGCTGTTTCTTGTACTCATAATCCTTGGGCAACTCATGGTAGCCTCTCTTCAGGTTCGCAATTATACCAAACTGCTTTTACTACTGATTTTAGTGAGGGTAATATCGTTTTTGGTGGAGAAAAGAAACTGTACAAAGCTATTATGAATGTTGCTCAACGCTATCATCCTGCTGCTATTTTCGTTTACGCTACTTGTTTGTCTGCTTTGATTGGTGATGATATTGATAGTGTTTGTAAACTAGCTGCACAACAAATTAATCTTCCAGTTATCTATGTAAATGCGCCTGGATTTATTGGTAGTAAAAATTTAGGGAATCGCATCGGTAATGAAACTTTATTGAATGCTGTCATTGGTAAGGCAGAACCGGAATTTACCACGCCATTCGATATTAATATTGTTGGTGACTATAATGTTGCAGGTGAAACGTGGAATATCTTACCATTATTCCAAAAGATGGGGGTTCGCGTTCTTTCTAAAATTACAGGTGATGCTCGTTATCAAGAAGTTTGCTATGCTCATCGTGCCAAATTAAATGTAGTACTTTGCTCAAATGTAGCTATACAGATGGCGCAAACTATGGCGGAACGCTATGGAATTCCTTATATTGAAGAATCGTTTTATGGTGCGACCAACTTAAACGATTGCTTGCGAAATGTTGCGGCAAAATTAAGCATATCCTTGGGAGATAGTATTATTGGCTGTGAACTGCAAGAACGTACAGAAAAGTTAATTGCCCAAGAAAATGCTGCTCTAGATATTGCTTTAGCTCTTTACCTTGCTGATTTAAAAGGTAAGCGGATTATTCTTTCTACTGGTGGTGTGAAAAGTTGGTCGCTTATTTTAGCAGCCCAAGATTTGGGAATGGAAGTTATTGCAGCTACAGATGGCAAAACAACAGAAGAGGAGAAAGCTAAAATTAAACAATATCTTGGTGCAGATGCAATGCTTTTGTCTGACACAACTCCCCAGGCATTATTAAAGGTATTACACCAAACAAAAGCTGATGTATTGATTACTGGGGCTGGCAATAAATATACAGCACTCAAAACGGGAATTCCTTTTTTAGACATTAACCATGAACGTCATCATGCTTACGCTGGCTATGCAGGTTTGGTGGTACTAGCACGCGAACTACATGAAGCCTTGTATAGTCCTATATGGGAGCAAATTAGCAAACCTGCCCCTTGGGATGAAAAATTCGCTTATCAGCTATAG
- a CDS encoding ribbon-helix-helix domain-containing protein: protein MSKRINVTLPDSVLEDLEVWAASQGRPTANLAAFLIEMSIKLAKNSGEFPNNSSVITSKPQS, encoded by the coding sequence GTGAGCAAAAGAATTAACGTTACGTTGCCGGATAGTGTCTTAGAAGATTTAGAAGTATGGGCTGCGTCTCAAGGTCGTCCTACAGCTAACCTGGCTGCTTTTTTGATTGAAATGTCGATTAAATTGGCCAAAAATAGTGGTGAATTTCCCAATAATTCTTCAGTTATAACTAGTAAGCCTCAGTCATAA
- a CDS encoding CoA transferase gives MYKTIIAEIQEAFGGSLAAMDILNVSGVGDLASVYAVTDLAIASLASSGMAVAEFIAIRSGKMPLIQVNRRLASMWFSRSLRPIGWQLPPQWDAVAGDYKASDHWIRLHTNAPHHRRAALQVLGCSEDREAVTKAVASWQANELEDAIVSANGCAAVMRSAEDWSMHAQGRAVATEPLMHISATDSAHMPNWLIPAGRPLKGIRVLDLTRVLAGPVATRFLASYGAQVLRIDPIGWEEPGAVPEVVLGKRCARLDLKNANGMATLKKLLGDADVIIHGYRTGALAHLGLDSEERQKLRPGLVDISLNAYGWNGPWKLRRGFDSLVQMLSGIAHTGMVKANKNCPFPLPVQALDHATGYLLAAAAIRGLIRRVTSGQGMEVRASLARTAAILACYPVENGLAAKIEAENRNDLDPAIEATAWGAAQRLKPPLVIEGCPMYWDLPSSPLGSSLAEWL, from the coding sequence ATGTATAAAACTATCATAGCAGAAATCCAGGAAGCATTTGGCGGGTCGCTTGCCGCAATGGATATTCTCAATGTATCTGGTGTTGGTGATCTGGCATCGGTCTATGCTGTTACCGATTTGGCGATAGCATCCCTTGCATCTTCTGGAATGGCGGTTGCCGAATTTATTGCCATACGCAGTGGCAAGATGCCGCTAATTCAGGTAAATCGACGGCTTGCATCCATGTGGTTTTCTAGATCGTTACGTCCAATAGGGTGGCAGTTGCCTCCGCAATGGGATGCAGTGGCCGGTGATTATAAGGCAAGTGACCACTGGATAAGATTACACACCAATGCACCGCACCATCGCCGTGCTGCACTGCAAGTGCTTGGTTGTTCAGAAGATAGGGAAGCCGTAACGAAGGCTGTTGCGAGTTGGCAAGCAAATGAGCTTGAAGATGCAATAGTTTCTGCAAACGGTTGTGCCGCCGTTATGAGATCAGCAGAAGATTGGAGTATGCACGCTCAGGGGCGAGCGGTAGCCACTGAGCCGCTTATGCACATTTCTGCTACGGATTCCGCTCATATGCCAAACTGGCTAATTCCGGCAGGGCGGCCTTTAAAAGGCATACGTGTACTTGACCTGACCAGAGTTCTTGCTGGCCCCGTTGCCACACGGTTTCTTGCCAGTTATGGGGCGCAAGTATTGCGTATTGATCCGATAGGATGGGAAGAACCAGGTGCTGTGCCGGAAGTTGTATTAGGCAAGCGCTGTGCCCGGCTTGATCTAAAGAATGCCAACGGTATGGCCACACTGAAAAAACTGTTGGGTGATGCTGATGTAATTATCCATGGATACCGAACTGGCGCACTGGCACATCTTGGTCTTGACAGTGAAGAAAGACAAAAGTTGCGTCCTGGGCTGGTTGATATTTCACTCAATGCTTATGGCTGGAACGGGCCATGGAAATTGCGTAGGGGATTTGATAGCCTGGTACAGATGTTAAGCGGTATTGCACATACCGGGATGGTCAAAGCAAATAAAAACTGCCCATTTCCGTTGCCCGTGCAGGCTCTTGATCATGCAACGGGGTATTTGCTTGCAGCAGCAGCGATACGAGGCTTAATTAGGCGTGTGACGAGCGGCCAAGGTATGGAAGTACGGGCTTCGCTTGCCAGAACAGCAGCAATACTTGCTTGTTATCCGGTTGAAAATGGTCTTGCTGCAAAGATTGAGGCGGAGAATAGGAATGATCTAGATCCAGCCATCGAAGCTACCGCGTGGGGGGCGGCACAGCGTCTGAAACCACCTTTAGTTATAGAAGGTTGTCCAATGTATTGGGATTTACCGTCATCGCCGTTAGGTTCCTCATTGGCTGAATGGCTTTGA
- a CDS encoding AAA family ATPase: MGNNQQFPSEYHTASASERLAYYDSYTMAHPYLDIAFETLKPIINDCGDSRIIFIVGPTGVGKTKLRLLIEKWIIESSLSLLEVNKGCIPVASIEARLFSGGLFNFKDHLKRCLYALAEAPELIQNKINYGTSGVYHNPDGQLIIKPAILETELGWALEQALKQRRPKIFFIDEAHHLLAVASGRKLTDVPEAIKSLASLTQVLHGLIGTYDLLTLHDIGDQLSRRSIYVHLPRYNAEFIEDREIWHSVIWNFQCQIPTREPPDFLSHWEYLYSRSLGCVGILKNWSRNALGEALNEDVSTVTLKHLEKRALSVGQCRNILKHIKEGEARYAEIEGKIEELYQDLGLRCPPISKQQTTSNSEIKSQDVEPKKRKKLVGTRKPKRDSIGSENAV; the protein is encoded by the coding sequence ATGGGAAATAACCAACAATTTCCATCTGAATATCATACAGCTTCAGCATCAGAAAGACTGGCTTATTATGACTCATATACAATGGCACATCCCTATTTGGATATTGCTTTTGAAACTCTCAAGCCAATTATAAATGATTGCGGAGATTCACGAATTATTTTTATTGTTGGCCCAACAGGAGTAGGTAAAACAAAATTACGTCTCCTCATCGAAAAATGGATCATCGAATCATCTTTATCTTTATTAGAAGTTAACAAAGGTTGTATTCCTGTTGCTAGTATTGAGGCACGTTTATTCTCAGGAGGGTTATTCAATTTCAAAGACCATCTTAAACGTTGTTTATATGCACTGGCAGAGGCACCAGAGCTAATTCAAAATAAGATAAATTATGGAACTTCGGGTGTGTATCATAATCCTGATGGTCAATTAATAATTAAACCAGCAATTTTAGAGACTGAATTAGGATGGGCACTAGAGCAAGCTTTGAAACAGAGAAGACCGAAAATATTTTTTATTGATGAAGCACATCATTTGTTAGCTGTAGCTAGTGGAAGAAAACTAACAGACGTACCTGAAGCAATTAAATCATTAGCTTCTCTCACTCAAGTTTTGCATGGATTAATTGGAACTTATGATTTACTGACCCTTCATGATATAGGCGACCAATTAAGTAGACGTAGTATTTATGTTCATCTGCCTCGTTACAATGCCGAATTTATAGAAGATAGAGAAATTTGGCACTCAGTAATTTGGAATTTTCAGTGTCAAATACCAACAAGAGAGCCACCAGATTTTCTATCACATTGGGAATATTTGTATTCACGCAGTTTGGGATGTGTTGGTATCCTCAAAAATTGGTCAAGAAATGCCCTTGGAGAAGCATTAAACGAGGATGTTTCTACTGTTACGCTCAAACATTTAGAGAAAAGAGCTTTATCAGTTGGTCAATGTCGAAATATTCTCAAACATATTAAAGAAGGAGAAGCTAGATATGCAGAAATTGAAGGAAAGATAGAAGAGTTATATCAAGACTTAGGTTTACGCTGTCCACCTATATCCAAACAACAAACAACCTCAAATTCTGAAATAAAATCTCAAGATGTTGAGCCGAAAAAACGCAAAAAACTAGTGGGAACTCGTAAGCCAAAACGAGATTCAATAGGCAGTGAAAATGCAGTTTGA
- a CDS encoding aldo/keto reductase, whose product MTKYVNIGKTGLKVSRITLGTMTYGSRKLREWVLEEEESRPFIKLALELGINFFDTADVYSLGASEEIVGRALKDFAKRDQVVIATKVHGKVGDGPNDRGLSRKHIFDSIDASLRRLQTDYVDLYQIHRWDYETPIEETLEALHDIVKAGKVRYLGISSVYAWQFAKALYTADIHGWTRFVSIQNHYNLVYREEEREVIPLALDQGIGIIPWSPLARGFLAGNRSKSDHGQTLRAKTDEFAHKLYYQDSDFQIVDRVVELAGKRGVKPTQIALAWLLHQPGVTSPIIGASKIEHLKEAVEAVDLELSDEERKFLEEPYTPHPILGHQHPSGNRP is encoded by the coding sequence ATGACGAAATATGTAAATATTGGTAAAACTGGGCTAAAAGTATCCCGTATTACACTAGGCACGATGACTTATGGTTCGCGTAAATTGCGCGAATGGGTATTAGAAGAAGAAGAAAGTCGTCCATTTATCAAACTGGCTTTGGAATTGGGGATTAATTTCTTTGATACCGCCGATGTCTATTCCTTGGGTGCTAGTGAAGAAATTGTCGGACGAGCGCTGAAAGACTTTGCCAAACGAGATCAAGTTGTGATTGCTACTAAAGTACATGGCAAAGTCGGCGATGGGCCTAATGATCGAGGACTATCTCGCAAACATATTTTTGACAGCATTGATGCTTCTTTGCGGCGGCTACAAACTGATTATGTAGACTTGTACCAAATTCATCGTTGGGATTATGAAACACCAATCGAAGAAACCTTAGAAGCACTGCATGATATTGTCAAAGCAGGTAAAGTCCGTTACTTAGGAATTTCTAGTGTTTACGCATGGCAGTTTGCTAAAGCCCTTTATACAGCAGATATTCACGGCTGGACTCGTTTCGTATCAATTCAAAATCACTACAACCTAGTTTATCGGGAAGAAGAACGAGAAGTGATACCGTTAGCCCTAGATCAAGGGATTGGTATTATTCCTTGGAGTCCCTTGGCGCGGGGCTTTTTAGCAGGGAATCGTAGCAAGTCAGACCATGGTCAAACACTGCGGGCAAAAACTGACGAATTTGCTCACAAGCTCTACTATCAAGATTCAGATTTTCAAATAGTCGATCGCGTAGTTGAATTAGCCGGAAAACGGGGTGTGAAACCCACACAAATTGCCCTAGCTTGGCTATTGCATCAACCAGGTGTGACATCTCCCATAATTGGCGCTAGTAAGATAGAACATCTTAAAGAGGCTGTGGAGGCGGTGGATTTAGAGCTTTCTGATGAAGAGCGCAAATTCTTAGAAGAACCTTACACACCCCATCCTATACTAGGGCATCAGCACCCATCTGGAAATCGCCCATAG